One segment of Pyricularia oryzae 70-15 chromosome 3, whole genome shotgun sequence DNA contains the following:
- a CDS encoding RING-4 protein, which yields MQRLPPSPSSDHDQQRGTDNDTRAAPPSSSLSPVTPQPSALRIRKEKRFQVSRACARCKRLQKGCSQSRPCQRCLAVGLGEYCSDQSTTSPSAASVADNVDRPARNHSAEIPPAFGRRADLLMDKLMPHCLLRFLSRMQPTVPVLTADYVDKLQSSAAQPAETAPSVEAYGILHAVCAMVLLQVDRNGALPFELPDEVTSTMHGSELFRESLRAHHHVSRAQATPTLERVLLTFFIYACHSAMSHHSRAFMFLREATTAYLLLSSGNNNNGGGPDRCVSPVYKTASVGVQDRLFWLLLISERSHAIRYRRPITLYITPSSPRLQSQQRQLQQPDAQGRTAVEPFDALAGFWSLAALFAPLNTTFVGLLLDEEGRSSEQQPAPTESAAALLLSSIDEKLGAAVPDDVEELEETQKSNLVVTQLWLRIIVWQLRLRLGLLTNLAIDDGNIKMDEDHDEKPDNNHNEHRAHQQGQDDDADVALWHPSTTTYRYPLDAVREARPTLDELATDALAVHGVGMTEKLYDIACSMVDVLALPLVGGGGGGDGLFVYEEDLRFVWGLVSDLPGGAEVYDGLLRTHLETALPHFQV from the coding sequence ATGCAGCGACTCCCTCCATCGCCAAGCTCTGATCACGATCAGCAGCGGGGTACCGACAATGACACGCGCGCCGCTCCGCCGTCTTCCTCCCTGAGCCCAGTCACGCCCCAACCATCGGCCCTGCGCATCCGCAAGGAGAAGCGCTTCCAGGTGTCTCGCGCGTGCGCACGCTGCAAACGACTGCAGAAGGGATGCAGTCAGAGCAGGCCGTGCCAACGCTGCCTCGCCGTCGGCCTGGGCGAATACTGCAGCGACCAGTCTACGACGTCACCCTCCGCGGCTTCCGTCGCCGACAATGTAGATCGTCCCGCAAGGAACCACTCGGCCGAGATACCCCCGGCCTTTGGACGGCGGGCCGATCTGCTCATGGACAAACTCATGCCCCACTGTCTCTTGCGCTTCCTGTCGCGCATGCAACCGACCGTCCCCGTGCTGACGGCCGATTATGTCGACAAGTTGCAGAGCAGTGCTGCTCAGCCCGCCGAGACTGCACCCTCCGTCGAGGCCTACGGCATACTGCATGCCGTCTGCGCCATGGTCCTGCTCCAGGTCGACCGCAACGGCGCCCTGCCCTTTGAGCTTCCGGACGAGGTCACCTCTACGATGCACGGCAGTGAGCTCTTCAGGGAGTCTCTTCGGGCGCACCACCACGTGTCGCGCGCCCAGGCCACTCCAACCTTGGAGCGCGTCCTTCTGACCTTCTTCATCTACGCATGCCACTCTGCCATGTCCCACCACAGCCGGGCCTTTATGTTCCTGAGAGAAGCCACAACTGCTTACCTGCTGCTCAGCAGCGGCAATAACaacaacggcggcggccccgACCGGTGCGTATCCCCTGTTTACAAGACCGCCTCGGTGGGCGTGCAGGACAGGCTGTTCTGGCTGCTGCTCATCTCGGAGCGCTCCCACGCCATCAGGTACAGGCGACCCATCACGCTGTACATCACCCCGTCGTCCCCGCGGCTCCAGagccagcagcggcagctgcAGCAGCCCGACGCCCAGGGCCGCACAGCCGTCGAGCCCTTTGACGCGCTCGCCGGCTTCTGGAGCCTTGCCGCCTTGTTCGCACCCCTCAACACAACCTTTGTCGGCCTGCTCCTCGACGAGGAGGGCCGAAGCAGCGAGCAGCAGCCGGCCCCCACAGAGTCGGCcgcggcgctgctgctcaGCAGCATCGACGAGAAGCTGGGCGCTGCCGTGCCCGACGACGTTGAAGAGCTCGAAGAGACCCAAAAGTCGAACCTGGTCGTCACGCAGCTCTGGCTGCGCATCATCGTGTGGCAGCTGCGTCTCCGCCTGGGCCTCCTCACCAACCTCGCCATCGACGACGGCAACATCAAAATGGACGAGGATCACGACGAAAAGCCCGACAACAATCACAACGAACACCGAGCTCACCAACAAGGACAGGACGACGACGCTGACGTGGCTCTCTGGCACCCCAGCACCACGACGTACCGATACCCGCTCGACGCCGTGCGAGAGGCGCGGCCGACGCTGGACGAGCTCGCCACCGACGCCCTGGCCGTGCACGGCGTCGGCATGACGGAGAAGCTGTACGACATTGCCTGCTCCATGGTGGACGTGCTGGCGCTGCCactcgtcggcggcggcggcggcggcgacggtctGTTTGTCTACGAGGAGGATCTGCGTTTTGTCTGGGGCCTCGTCTCGGATCTGCCCGGCGGGGCCGAGGTGTATGACGGGCTGCTGAGGACGCACTTGGAGACGGCATTGCCGCACTTTCAGGTCTAG
- a CDS encoding cytochrome P450 monooxygenase, producing MPSIPSTHTLISGALPGYVGLAAAISVFILAVLYRLALPKPYPGIPHDKRAARSIFGNLTEMLDYLAKNENRITLWFAEYQQRVGSPLTQYFPAPFSKPLLLLTDFLETQDIQLRRTKEFGRGKSVANIFRYTTPEFHVALSEHDSRYKANKALVKDSMSPAYLNNLAAPCIYDCAMDLVNHWKFKIPLAGGRPFSAHDDIFGTISDMILASLFAFNSGIRSTQQQLKYLESLGADVQTRDAEGQGIDFPKLDHLPYFRAFEILAEHQSDQAKTPFKVLQHYYSMLTRPELRSCYGTIKQFIKTEIDKAIMRLEHDNTITCALDWMVTREQQAAAKEDRKPEYHKPAFYDGISGYYAAGHETSATTSSWALKFLSSYAQVQDRLRTELRKSHAAACQEGRNPTIEEITRTSVPYLNAVIDETLRHRSPLQPSAREALVDTVVLGHRVPKGATIMMPYLGQSLLTPAFPVPLHLRSETFPKEGGRKAWADEDIQEFIPERWLRVDEEGREVYDAAAGPMSAFGFGPRQCFGKRLAYLQIQVVLTLLIWNLEFQPVEGTLGSFETIELTAIQPKHTYVKLKLAQ from the exons ATGCCTTCCATTCCATCAACCCACACATTGATCAGTGGCGCGCTGCCAGGCTACGTCGGCCTTGCAGCGGCCATTTCTGTATTCATTCTTGCCGTGCTCTATCGCCTAGCCCTGCCCAAACCATATCCCGGCATTCCTCATGACAAAAGAGCAGCAAGGAGCATTTTCGGTAACTTGACGGAAATGCTTGACTACTTGGCAAAGAATGAGAACCGCATCACGCTATGGTTTGCGGAATATCAGCAGAGGGTCGGGTCGCCCCTGACCCAGTATTTCCCAGCCCCTTTCAGCAAGCCTCTCCTGCTGCTCACGGACTTTTTGGAGACCCAAGATATCCAGCTACGGAGGACCAAGGAGTTTGGTCGTGGGAAAAGCGTGGCGAACATTTTCCGATACACGACACCGGAATTTCACGTTGCTCTGAGTGAGCATGACTCAAGATACAAGGCAAACAAGGCGCTTGTGAAGGACTCGATGTCCCCGGCATACTTGAACAAT CTTGCTGCGCCCTGCATTTACGATTGTGCCATGGACTTGGTGAACCACTGGAAGTTCAAGATTCCACTCGCCGGTGGTCGCCCTTTCTCCGCCCATGACGATATATTCGGCACCATCTCAGACATGATCCTGGCCTCTCTTTTTGCCTTCAACTCGGGCATTAGGTCCACGCAGCAACAGCTAAAGTACCTCGAGTCCCTGGGCGCCGACGTACAAACGCGAGACGCAGAAGGACAGGGAATAGACTTCCCCAAGCTGGACCATCTTCCCTATTTTAGAGCCTTCGAAATCCTTGCGGAGCACCAGAGCGACCAGGCCAAGACCCCATTCAAAGTCCTCCAACATTATTATTCGATGCTGACGCGCCCCGAACTGCGCTCATGCTACGGCACCATCAAGCAATTCATTAAGACCGAAATCGACAAGGCGATAATGCGCCTGGAACACGACAATACGATAACCTGCGCCTTGGATTGGATGGTGACGCGGGAGCAACAGGCAGCTGCAAAGGAGGACAGGAAGCCGGAATACCACAAGCCAGCTTTTTATGACGGG ATCAGTGGGTACTACGCAGCAGGCCACGAGACGAGCGCCACAACGTCGAGCTGGGCCCTCAAGTTTCTCTCGTCCTACGCTCAGGTCCAAGACCGCCTGCGAACCGAACTGCGAAAGAGCCACGCGGCGGCCTGCCAGGAGGGCCGCAACCCCACGATCGAGGAGATCACGCGCACCAGCGTGCCGTACCTCAACGCGGTCATCGACGAGACGCTGCGGCACCGGAGCCCGCTGCAGCCCTCTGCCCGCGAGGCCCTGGTCGACACGGTGGTGCTGGGCCACCGCGTCCCCAAGGGCGCCACCATCATGATGCCCTACCTCGGCCAGAGCCTCCTGACGCCCGCCTTTCCCGTCCCGCTGCACCTCCGCTCCGAGACCTTCCCAAAGGAGGGCGGTCGCAAGGCCTGGGCGGACGAGGACATACAAGAGTTCATACCGGAGAGGTGGCTGCGGGTGGACGAGGAGGGTAGGGAGGTCTACGACGCCGCGGCGGGCCCCATGAGTGCGTTTGGCTTCGGGCCCCGGCAGTGTTTTGGCAAGAGGCTCGCGTACCTGCAGATACAGGTGGTCCTGACTCTGTTGATTTGGAACTTGGAGTTCCAACCAGTCGAGGGGACCCTCGGCTCGTTTGAGACGATCGAGCTGACTGCCATTCAACCCAAGCACACATATGTCAAGTTGAAGTTGGCTCAGTGA
- a CDS encoding CTP synthase, translating to MKYIVVNGGVISGVGKGIIASSTGLLLKSVGLKVTAIKIDPYLNVDAGTMNPLEHGECFVLSDGGEVDLDMGNYERYLNVTFTRGHNITTGQIYKEVIDKERRGDFLGKTVQIVPHITDAIQERIERVARIPVDNSGQEPDVCIIELGGTVGDIESMPFVEALTQLRHKYGRSGFFSIHVSFVPAIHGEQKTKPTQHSVKTVRSAGLIPDLLCSRCNKGLEQSTVNKIAQMCQLEPEQVLVVYDMPSIYQVPMLLDQQGLVTQLKASLGLDSIPRDPARLQHGSEMWNVWKDTVGAMDSEGKVTIALVGKYTELHDSYLSVIKALEHSSMKCRRKLDLQWVDSEHLEPKTDKEQFDAAWEKVKSADGILVPGGFGNRGTEGMIAAAKWAREQSKPYLGVCLGMQLAVVEIARNICKLEGATSEEFNGLAEHKVIIFMPEIDKTTMGGTMRLGLHDTHFQPGSEGSKIRALYGNGPVARERHRHRYEVNPQYIDQLQKEAGLQFLGKDDKGERMEIIELKGHPYFVGVQYHPEYLSRVLDPSKPFLGLVAAASGCLEKVTTDVLAEHKNGVNGVNGNGRHF from the exons ATGAAGTATATCGTGGTCAATGGAG GTGTCATTAGCGGAGTGGGCAAGGGCATTATTG CCTCGTCCACTGGCCTGCTTTTGAAGTCTGTCGGCCTCAAGGTCACA GCCATCAAGATTGATCCTTATCTCAATGTTGATGCGGGCACCATGAACCCATTGGA GCATGGAGAATGCTTCGTCCTGTCCGACGGCGGCGAGGTCGATCTCGACATGGGCAACTACGAGAGGTATCTCAACGTGACCTTCACTCGCGGCCACAACATCACAACCGGTCAGATCTACAAGGAGGTCATCGACAAGGAGCGCAGAGGCGACTTCCTTGGCAAGACCGTCCAAATAGTACCACACATTACCGATGCCATCCAGGAGCGGATCGAGCGCGTCGCGCGCATTCCGGTCGATAACTCGGGCCAGGAGCCGGACGTCTGCATCATCGAGCTCGGAGGTACCGTCGGTGACATCGAGTCCATGCCCTTCGTCGAGGCACTCACCCAGCTGCGCCACAAGTACGGCCGCAGCGGCTTCTTCAGCATTCACGTATCATTTGTCCCCGCCATTCACGGAGAGCAAAAGACTAAGCCCACACAGCACTCGGTTAAGACGGTCCGAAGTGCAGGCCTGATCCCTGACTTGCTGTGTTCCCGCTGTAACAAAGGGTTGGAACAGAGCACGGTGAACAAGATCGCCCAGATGTGCCAGCTCGAGCCTGAGCAGGTTCTTGTAGTTTATGACATGCCCTCCATCTACCAAGTGCCCATGCTGCTCGACCAGCAAGGTTTGGTCACTCAGCTGAAGGCGTCGCTCGGCCTTGACAGCATCCCACGGGACCCAGCTCGCTTGCAGCATGGATCGGAGATGTGGAACGTGTGGAAGGACACAGTCGGCGCCATGGACAGCGAGGGCAAGGTCACCATTGCCTTGGTAGGCAAGTACACAGAGCTGCACGACTCGTATCTTTCCGTCATCAAGGCACTGGAGCACTCGTCCATGAAGTGCAGGCGCAAGCTTGACTTGCAATGGGTCGACTCGGAGCATCTTGAGCCTAAAACTGACAAGGAACAATTTGACGCCGCTTGGGAGAAGGTCAAGTCGGCTGATGGAATTCTTGTTCCCGGTGGCTTCGGAAACCGAGGCACTGAGGGTATGATTGCGGCAGCCAAGTGGGCTCGTGAGCAGAGCAAGCCTTACCTCGGAGTCTGCCTTGGCATGCAGCTTGCTGTTGTGGAGATTGCCCGCAACATCTGCAAGCTTGAGGGCGCGACGTCAGAGGAGTTTAATGGCCTGGCGGAGCACAAGGTGATCATTTTCATGCCAGAGATTGACAAGACCACAATGGGAGGTACTATGCGTCTTGGTCTGCACGACACCCATTTTCAGCCTGGCAGCGAGGGCAGCAAGATCCGCGCCCTTTATGGCAATGGTCCCGTTGCCAGGGAACGCCACAGGCACCGTTATGAGGTCAACCCGCAGTACATTGACCAGCTTCAGAAGGAGGCTGGCCTCCAGTTCCTGGgcaaggacgacaagggTGAGAGAATGGAGATCATAGAGCTGAAGGGTCACCCTTACTTTGTTGGCGTTCAGTACCACCCCGAGTATCTCAGCAGGGTGTTGGACCCGAGTAAGCCGTTCCTCGGTCTCGTTGCCGCCGCTTCGGGATGCTTAGAAAAGGTCACGACCGACGTGCTGGCGGAGCACAAGAATGGTGTCAATGGCGTCAACGGCAACGGAAGGCACTTTTAA
- a CDS encoding alpha-glucosides permease MPH2/3, giving the protein MASNREATAGADAEKSPTMAPPRNVDMDTSPSSLALEAKHAASSEQEMTLWAAIKTYPKAIGWSVLLSSTLIMEGYDLALLSSLYNSPVFNQKYGEFNPATGKWVISAAWQSGLSNGARAGEILGLILAGWASDRWGYRVTTMLGLVLMMAFIFVLFLAPSVEVLVLGEVLCGIPWGAFQSVTPAYASEVAPVALRPYLTTFINMCWVVGQFLAQAVNYNSIRRTDEWAYRIPFGVQWVWPVPILVGVWFAPESPWWFVRHGDRAAAKRSLLRLTSPGQPGFDADETIAMIEHTNELERRVKEGVRFRDCFRGVDLRRTEVVVGIWLVQTLGGQNLMGYFSYFLTQAGMDASNSLALSMGQYALGMVGTAGSWLLMARVGRRTIHFAGLTAQLLILLVVGGLAFAGTNAGVWAIGGMLIAFTFVYDFTVGPVTYSLVSELSSTRLKAKTIVSARAAYNASNIFVNVMTNYQLSSASTGWNWGAKTAFFWAGTAALSAVWVFFRVPEPKGRTYAELDILFEQGVSARKFASTKIDPYEHGVESTAKEEQV; this is encoded by the coding sequence ATGGCCTCCAATCGAGAAGCCACGGCTGGCGCAGACGCAGAAAAGAGTCCGACAATGGCACCCCCTCGCAATGTCGACATGGACACCTCCCCCTCCTCCCTGGCTCTCGAAGCCAAACACGCCGCGTCCTCGGAACAGGAAATGACCCTCTGGGCCGCCATCAAGACCTACCCCAAAGCAATCGGCTGGTCTGTCCTGCTATCCTCTACCCTGATCATGGAAGGATACGACCTCGCCCTGCTGTCCTCCCTCTACAACTCGCCCGTCTTCAACCAAAAGTACGGCGAGTTCAACCCGGCCACCGGGAAGTGGGTCATCAGCGCCGCGTGGCAGTCGGGCCTGTCCAACGGCGCCCGGGCCGGCGAGATCCTGGGCCTGATCCTCGCCGGCTGGGCCTCGGACCGCTGGGGCTACAGGGTGACGACGATGCTGGGCCTCGTGCTCATGATGGCCTTCATCTTTGTGCTCTTCTTGGCGCCCAGCGTCgaggtcctcgtcctcggcgaGGTGCTCTGCGGCATACCCTGGGGCGCCTTCCAGTCCGTGACCCCCGCCTACGCGTCCGAGGTGGCCCCCGTCGCGCTGCGCCCGTACCTGACCACCTTTATCAACATGTGCTGGGTCGTCGGGCAGTTCTTGGCCCAGGCCGTCAACTACAACAGCATCCGCCGGACCGACGAGTGGGCCTACAGGATCCCCTTTGGCGTGCAGTGGGTCTGGCCCGTCCCCATCCTGGTCGGCGTGTGGTTCGCCCCCGAGAGCCCCTGGTGGTTCGTGCGGCACGGCgaccgcgccgccgccaagcggTCCCTGCTCCGGCTGACCAGCCCAGGCCAGCCCGGgttcgacgccgacgagaCCATCGCCATGATCGAGCACACCAACGAGCTGGAGCGGCGCGTCAAGGAGGGCGTGCGGTTCCGCGACTGCTTCAGGGGCGTCGACCTGCGCCGCACCGAGGTCGTGGTCGGCATCTGGCTGGTGCAGACGCTGGGCGGCCAGAACCTGATGGGCTACTTCTCGTACTTTCTGACGCAGGCCGGCATGGACGCCAGCAACTCGCTCGCGCTGTCCATGGGCCAGTACGCGCTGGGCATGGTCGGCACGGCGGGGAGCTGGCTGCTGATGGCGCGCGTCGGCCGCCGCACCATCCACTTTGCCGGCCTGACCGCGCAGCTGCTGATCCTGCTGGTGGTCGGCGGGCTGGCCTTTGCCGGCACCAACGCGGGCGTCTGGGCCATCGGCGGCATGCTCATCGCCTTCACCTTTGTCTACGACTTTACCGTCGGCCCCGTCACGTACTCGCTCGTCTCGGAGCTGTCGAGCACGCGCCTCAAGGCAAAGACCATCGTCTCGGCCCGCGCCGCCTACAACGCCAGCAACATCTTTGTCAACGTCATGACCAACTACCAGCTGAGCAGCGCCAGCACCGGCTGGAACTGGGGCGCAAAAACGGCCTTCTTCTGGgccggcaccgccgcccTGAGCGCCGTCTGGGTCTTCTTCCGAGTGCCCGAGCCCAAGGGTCGGACGTATGCCGAGCTCGATATCCTCTTTGAGCAGGGCGTATCTGCAAGGAAGTTTGCTAGCACAAAGATTGATCCGTATGAGCATGGTGTAGAAAGTACCGCAAAAGAAGAGCAAGTGTAA
- a CDS encoding isotrichodermin C-15 hydroxylase has translation MIIPTSWREALLYLGLGVVAIFACNAVYNVFFHPLRHFPGPKSHAMSRIPYTYHWVRGDLVRHITALHREHGDIVRLAPDELSFGDPQAWGDIMGGGSRDLQKWNGVFDIPNFLPTHVQNTTDKSRHRMLRKAMGPGFSDAALRAQEHIVASHVDQFIQKLRGRRGVVDLEVWYRFIVFDVIGDLAFGESFGCANGAEFHPYIRQICETAVMISYLMAINMYPILRNVVNFLIDGVARRGFDAQAQTLMPALERRIKLQEQRLDLVDPLIGKMNEWKWTINDLIPHAIMIVGAGSETTAGVLCGTTALLLEHPEAMARVTEEVRSAFSSDGEINLERVDSRLPYLRACIDEAMRLYPVPGCASLRITGDRDIICGVPMPPKTVVGLWPYAVYRDPKLWRNPDEFHPERWLGDPEYINDARKAFNPFHIGSRDCVGRGLAVMELRLIMARMIYNFDMHLMGAGMKEDSRSWVDRQKNFFIVWERVPLEVVLTPTKS, from the exons ATGATTATCCCGACGAGCTGGAGAGAGGCCCTCCTCTACCTGGGCCTGGGCGTGGTCGCCATCTTTGCATGCAACGCAGTCTACAACGTCTTTTTCCACCCTCTCCGCCACTTCCCCGGCCCCAAGTCGCACGCAATGTCTCGCATCCCTTATACGTACCACTGGgtgcgcggggacctggtcCGACACATCACGGCGCTGCACCGCGAGCACGGCGACATAGTCCGCCTGGCCCCCGACGAGCTGTCCTTTGGCGACCCGCAGGCCTGGGGCGACATcatgggcggcggcagcagggaCCTGCAAAAGTGGAACGGCGTCTTTGACATTCCCAACTTCCTGCCGACGCACGTGCAAAACACCACCGACAAGTCCCGGCACCGCATGCTGCGCAAGGCCATGGGGCCGGGGTTCTCGGACGCGGCGCTGCGGGCCCAGGAGCACATCGTGGCCAGCCACGTCGACCAGTTCATCCAGAAGCTGCGCGGCCGGCGCGGCGTCGTCGACCTCGAGGTCTGGTACCGCTTCATCGTGTTTGACGTCATTGGGGACCTGGCCTTTGGGGAGTCGTTTGGCTGCGCCAACGGCGCCGAGTTTCACCCCTACATCCGCCAGATCTGCGAGACCGCGGTCATGATTTCGTACCTGATGGCCATCAACATGTATCCGATCCTGAGGAACGTCGTCAACTTTCTGATCGACGGCGTGGCCAGGAGGGGGTTCGACGCGCAGGCGCAGACTCTGATGCCGGCCCTGGAGCGTCGGATCAAGTTGCAGGAGCAGCGGCTTGACTTGGTTGATCCGTTGATTGGGAAAATGAATGAATGG AAATGGACCATCAACGACTTGATCCCGCACGCCATAATGATCGTCGGAGCAGGGTCTGAAACGACGGCCGGGGTCCTCTGCGGAACAACAGCGCTGCTCTTGGAACACCCGGAAGCGATGGCTAGAGTCACGGAAGAGGTTCGTTCGGCGTTCTCGTCCGACGGTGAAATCAATCTGGAAAGGGTCGACAGTCGGTTACCTTATCTCCGCGCCTGCATCGACGAGGCGATGAGGCTGTATCCCGTACCCGGTTGTGCCTCTCTCAGGATAACCGGCGACAGAGACATAATCTGCGGAGTCCCCATGCCGCCCAAG ACCGTCGTAGGACTCTGGCCCTATGCCGTGTACCGAGACCCAAAGCTGTGGCGCAACCCCGACGAGTTCCATCCCGAAAGGTGGCTTGGAGACCCCGAGTATATCAATGATGCGCGGAAGGCGTTCAATCCCTTCCACATTGGGAGTCGAGATTGTGTAGGCAGAGG aCTAGCAGTCATGGAGCTTCGACTTATCATGGCCCGGATGATTTACAACTTTGACATGCACTTGATGGGCGCGGGCATGAAAGAGGATTCTCGATCGTGGGTGGACAGACAAAAGAATTTCTTTATTGTCTGGGAAAGAGTTCCACTAGAGGTGGTGTTAACTCCCACCAAGAGTTAA
- a CDS encoding alpha-glucosidase yields the protein MGCIPLDLQTDASNRLYGKLPWWKDAVFYQVYPASFVDSNGDGWGDIPGLVTKLDYLANLGVDCVWLSPVFDSPQADMGYDVSDYQSIYAPYGTVADVDALLAGCHARGMKLILDLVVNHTSVEHSWFKEGRSSRASSKRDWYIWRPARYDPITGGRLPPTNWRGYFAGSTWTWDEQTQEYYLHLYAPEQPDLNWDNEDCRMAIYKDTMNFWLDRGVDGFRIDTVNKYSKRDYVDVPVTDPSSYTQPAPDMWCNGPCIHEYIREMAAETLHRYPGAVSVGELSNMTKGPSQVLEYVSASRSELDMVFEFSAIRLGTGDGFGAKYIYTPFPLSHLKRITETWQAFIEGTDGWTTAFVENHDNGRAVSRFGDDRSPEAWRASARCIALWQATLTGTLFLYQGQEIGMTNMPENWDIDEYKDVESQGFYKEAVGSGDVDSIKKTMHGLRILARDHSRLPMRWDGGAPNAGFGQSTDGCKPWMRVVQDAECRGGGAEVSVAAQTGRKESVLEFYRLVLALRKKHRELMVHGSFRLLDPEDEYIFAYVKEASQGVNAKENDRTVKKCVVVLNFSGEAQECVDVAAAMGCGLTDVRLLVDTIVGEPEDGRVISIPALGAWEGRVYVNF from the coding sequence ATGGGCTGCATTCCATTAGACCTACAAACTGACGCCTCAAATCGGCTGTACGGCAAGTTACCATGGTGGAAAGATGCCGTATTTTACCAAGTCTACCCGGCTAGCTTTGTAGACAGCAACGGGGATGGGTGGGGTGACATTCCGGGCCTAGTCACAAAGCTCGATTACCTCGCCAACCTTGGCGTCGACTGCGTCTGGCTATCGCCCGTCTTCGACAGCCCACAAGCCGACATGGGATACGACGTCTCGGACTATCAGAGCATATATGCGCCTTATGGGACCGTCGCCGACGTCGACGCTCTGCTTGCGGGCTGTCATGCAAGAGGGATGAAATTAATCTTGGACTTGGTGGTCAACCACACGAGCGTCGAACACTCGTGGTTCAAGGAGGGTCGCAGCAGCAGAGCAAGCTCTAAGCGTGACTGGTATATATGGAGGCCAGCACGGTATGATCCCATCACAGGTGGAAGGCTGCCCCCGACGAACTGGCGGGGCTACTTTGCCGGCTCAACTTGGACATGGGATGAGCAGACGCAGGAGTACTATCTTCATCTGTACGCTCCCGAGCAGCCGGATTTGAACTGGGATAACGAGGACTGTCGAATGGCCATCTATAAAGACACTATGAACTTTTGGCTTGACCGCGGAGTTGACGGCTTTCGCATAGATACAGTCAACAAGTATTCCAAGAGGGATTACGTCGACGTCCCGGTGACGGACCCCAGCAGCTACACTCAGCCCGCTCCGGACATGTGGTGCAACGGCCCTTGTATCCATGAGTATATCCGCGAGATGGCAGCCGAAACACTACACCGGTATCCCGGCGCCGTCAGCGTTGGGGAGTTGAGCAACATGACCAAGGGCCCCTCGCAGGTCCTCGAATACGTGTCCGCGTCGCGCAGCGAGCTGGACATGGTGTTTGAGTTCTCCGCAATCAGGCTAGGAACCGGGGACGGCTTTGGTGCCAAGTACATATACACGCCATTTCCATTGTCCCACCTCAAGCGCATCACAGAGACTTGGCAGGCGTTCATCGAGGGAACAGACGGCTGGACAACGGCTTTTGTCGAGAACCACGACAACGGCCGGGCCGTGTCGAGGTTTGGCGACGACCGCTCGCCCGAGGCGTGGCGGGCCAGCGCGAGGTGTATCGCACTGTGGCAGGCTACATTGACAGGTACTCTATTCTTGTACCAAGGGCAGGAGATCGGAATGACCAACATGCCCGAGAATTGGGACATCGATGAGTACAAAGATGTTGAGAGCCAGGGCTTCTACAAGGAGGCGGTAGGAAGCGGTGATGTGGACAGTATAAAGAAGACGATGCACGGTCTGAGAATTCTTGCACGGGACCACAGCCGGCTGCCGATGCGATGGGACGGCGGGGCACCTAATGCCGGATTCGGGCAGTCCACAGATGGCTGCAAGCCATGGATGCGAGTCGTCCAAGACGCAGAAtgccgcggcggcggtgccgagGTTAGCGTGGCTGCGCAAACTGGCAGAAAGGAGAGCGTTTTGGAGTTTTATCGACTTGTGTTGGCGCTGAGGAAGAAACATCGCGAGCTGATGGTACATGGCAGCTTCAGGCTCCTAGATCCGGAAGATGAGTACATCTTTGCGTACGTCAAGGAGGCAAGTCAAGGCGTCAACGCCAAAGAAAACGACAGGACAGTCAAAAAGTGCGTCGTCGTGCTCAATTTCTCAGGAGAAGCACAAGAGTGCGTGGATGTTGCTGCGGCAATGGGCTGTGGACTGACAGACGTACGACTACTGGTCGATACTATTGTGGGCGAACCGGAGGACGGACGGGTCATCTCGATCCCAGCACTTGGAGCCTGGGAAGGGAGAGTATATGTCAACTTTTAG